Below is a window of Streptomyces qaidamensis DNA.
TCCTCGATGTCCGCCGCCGACCTGATGGCCGTCCTGTTCGCACACCACCTCCGCTACGACTTCGACCGCCCCGCCCACCCCGGCAACGACCGCTTCGTCCTCTCCAAGGGCCACGCCTCCCCCCTGCTGTACTCCGCGTACAAGGCGGCCGGCGCCATCGCCGACGAAGAGCTGCTCACCTTCCGCAAGCTCGGCAGCCGCCTCGAAGGGCACCCCACCCCGCAGCGCCTGCCGTGGGTCGAGACGGCCACCGGCTCGCTCGGGCAGGGACTGCCCGTCGGGGTCGGCATCGCGCTGGCCGGCAAGCGGCTCGACCGCACCGGCTACCGCACCTGGGTGCTCTGCGGCGACAGCGAGCTGGCCGAGGGATCCGTGTGGGAGGCCGCCGAGCACGCCGGGTACGAGCACCTGGACAACCTCACGGTGATCGTCGACGTCAACCGGCTCGGCCAGCGCGGCCCCACCCGGCACGGCCACGACCTGGACGCCTACGCCCGCCGCTTCCAGGCCTTCGACTGGCACACCATCGAGGTCGACGGCCACGACGTGGACGCCGTCGACCGCGCCTACGGCGAGGCCGCGTCCACCAAGGGCCAGCCCACCGCGATCCTCGCCCGCACCCTCAAGGGCAAAGGCGTCGAGGCGGTCCAGGACCGCGAAGGCCTGCACGGCAAGCCGCTGCCGGAGGCCGAGGAGGCCATCGCCGCACTCGGCGGCCCCCGCGACCTCCGCGTCCGGGTGCAGGAGCCGCCCGCCGCCCGCATGCTGCACTCCGTCCACACCGGGAACTTCGAACTCCCGAGGTGGGACAAGGGCGAGGAGGTCGCCACCCGCAACGCCTTCGGTGAGGCGCTCACCGCCCTCGGTACCGGCCGCGGCGACATCGTCGCCCTGGACGGCGAGGTGGGGGACTCCACCCGCGCCGAGTTCTTCGCCAAGGAGCACCCCGACCGCTACTTCGAGTGCTACATCGCCGAGCAGCAGCTCGTCGCCTCGGCGGTCGGGCTCGCGTCCCGCGGCTGGGTGCCGTACGCCGCCACCTTCGCGGCGTTCCTGACCCGCGCGTACGATTTCATCAGGATGGCGTCGATCAGCGGCTCCGGCATCAACCTCGTCGGCTCGCACGCCGGCGTCGCCATCGGCCAGGACGGGCCCAGCCAGATGGGTCTTGAGGACCTGGCGATGATGCGGGCGGTGCACGGCTCGACCGTGCTGTACCCGTGCGACGCCAACCAGACCGCACGGCTGGTCGGCGCGATGGCCGGCCTGGAAGGCGTCCGCTACCTGCGCACCTCGCGCGGCGAGAGCCCGGTGATCTACGGCCCCGACGAGGAGTTCCCCGTCGGCGGCAGCAAGGTGCTGCGCTCCTCCGGCCAGGACCGGCTGACCCTCGTCGCGGCCGGCGTCACCGTGCACGAGGCGCTGGCCGCCGCCGAGGCCCTGGAGCAGGAGGGCATCGCGGTGCGGGTGATCGACCTGTACTCCGTGAAGCCCGTCGACCGGGCCACCCTGCGCCGGGCCGCCGAGGAGACCGGCTGCCTGGTGACCGTGGAGGACCACCACCCCGAGGGCGGCATCGGGGACGCGGTCCTGGACGCCTTCACCGACGGGCGCCCCGTACCGCGCCTGGTCCGGCTCGGCGTCCGGACGATGCCGGGCTCGGCGTCCCCGGAAGAGCAGCTGCGCGCCTCGGGCATCGACGCGGAGTCCATCGCGGCGGCCGGACGGCTGCTGGTCGAGGAGGCGGTCGTGCGGTGAGCGGTGGCGACGGCACGCGCAGGGTGCGGGCGGGCCGCCGCACGGTGGAGGTGCACCGGCCGGACAAGGTGCTCTTCCCCGGCGGCGGCGACGCCAAGGAGTACACCAAGGCCGACCTGGTGGACTACTACCGGGCTGTCGCGCCCTTCATGCTGCCGCACCTGCGCGGCCGGCCGCTGATGCTGGAGCGGCACCCCGACGGCATCGACGGCCCGACGTTCATGCAGAAGAACACTCCGGACCACTACCCGGAGTGGATCCCGCGTGTCGAGGTGGCCAAGGAGGGCGGCACCGTCCGTCACACCGTGTGCGACGACACCGCGACCCTCCTCTACCTGGCCGACCAGGCGAGCATCACCCTGCACCGCTGGCTGTCCCGCGCCGACAGCGTCGACCACCCCGACCGGCTGGTGTTCGACCTCGACCCTCCCCCAGTGCCTGAAGGGCCTGGGGGGACCCCCAGGGACGACTTCGAGGCCGTGCGTGAGGCCGCCCGCCAGCTCGGGGAGCTGCTCGACGAGCTCGACCTGCCCTCCGCGCTGATGACCACCGGCTCACGCGGGCTGCACGTGATCGTGCCGCTGAACGGCCGGCACGACTTCGACGAGGTGCGCGCCTTCGCCCGGGACGTCGCCGACACCCTCGCCGACGCCCACCCCGACCGGCTCACCACCGCCGCCCGCAAGAAGGAGCGCGGCGAGCGGCTCTACCTCGACATCCAGCGCAACGCCTACGCCCAGACCGCCGTCGCGCCCTACACGGTCCGGCCCCGCCCGGGCGCGCCGGTGGCGGTCCCCGTCACCTGGGACCAGCTGGACGACCCGGAGCTGCACGCCCGCCGCTGGACCCTTGCCGACGCCGTCGAGCAGGCCCGGACGGACCCCTGGTCAGGCCTGCTGAACCGGGGCCGGGCGCTGGGACCGGCCCGGCGGCGGCTGAACGCCCTGCGCGGCTGAGGCACCCCCGCCGTCGGCCGGACGGATGGCAGATGCATGCGCCTGTAGAGGTTTGGCGAACACGCTTGCGGCCACACGGAGGGGGAGGTGGCCATGTCGAACACAAAAAACACGCAAGAGTCACAGGATTCACAGGAGTCCCGGAACTCCCGGAGCACGAGCAAGACGAACGACAACCAGTCGGCCAAGAGCCGGCCGAGCCCGATGGAGGTGCTGCGCCAGGCGCGCGGCCAGCTCGCGGAGCTCACCGGCATGGAAGCCGAGTCCGTGTCGTCCTTCGAGCAGACGGAGGAGGGCTGGGCGCTGGAGGTCGAGGTCCTCGAACTCGAGCGCGTGCCCGACACGATGAGCCTGATGGCGAGCTACCAGGTGGAGCTCGACGCAGAGGGGCAGCTCACGGGTTACCGGCGCGTCCGCCGCTACGAACGCGGTCGGTCCGACGCGCGCAGGGGCGGCCGCTAGGCAGTCTGACCCCACCCGTACCCACACACGAGGAGGAACACCCGGCATGACAGTCGTACCGGCACAGCAGTCCGGCGGCGGAGGCGGCAGCAGCGGTCTCTACGACGTGCTTGAGCTCGTCCTGGACAGGGGGCTCGTCATCGATGCGTTCGTGCGCGTCTCCCTGGTCGGCATCGAGATCCTCAAGATCGACGTACGCGTCGTCGTCGCCAGCGTCGACACCTATCTGCGCTTCGCCGAGGCGTGCAACCGGCTCGACCTGGAGGCCGGGCCCCGCAAGGACCCGGGCCTGCCCGACCTGGTCGGGGAGATGACCGAGTCCGGCGCTCGCGGCAAGTCCAAGGGGGCGCTGTCCGGCGCCGCCGAGACCATTTCCGACGCCTTCAAGCAGGCGCGGACCGAAGGCTCCGAGCGTGAGACCGAGTCGCGCCCGCGAGCCCGCAAGAGCACGTCGACCCGCCGTAAGGAGGAGCAGGAGTGAGCACTTACGTCTACGGCATCGCCTCGAGCTCGCACCCCGGCCTCCCCGAGGGCATGAGCGGTGTCGGCGACCCGCCCCGCCCGGTGCGCATCCTGCGTGAGGGTGACCTGGCGGCCGTCGTCAGCGAGGCGCCCGACGGGCTGCGGCCCAAGCGCAAGGAGCTGCTCGCCCACCAGAACGTGCTCAGCGAGGCGGGTGCGGCCGGCTGCGTGCTGCCCATGCGGTTCGGCAGCGTCGCCCCGGACGACACCTCCATCACCGGGGTGCTCGCCGAGCGTGCCGAGCACTACAAGGAGCGGCTGCGGGCCCTGGACAACCGGGTCGAGTACAACGTCAAAGCCAACCACGTCGAAGAGGCCGTCCTGCATCAGGTGATGGCCGAGAGCCCCGACATCCGGAGCCTCGCGGAGGCCAACCGGCAGGCGGGCGGAGGCAGTTACGACGACAAGATCCGGCTCGGCGAGATGGTCGCCGCCGCGGTCAAGGCCAAGGAGGCCGACGACGGCGCCGCCGTGCATCGCGCCTTGGAGTCGGCCGCCGACGACGTGAGCGTGGGCCCGGAGTCCACCGGCTGGCTGGCCAACGTGTCGTTCCTGGTCGACCGGGATGCGGCCGAGTCGTTCCTCGCCGCGGTCGAGCAGGTCCGCAAGGACATGCCGCACCTGGAGGTGCGGGTCAACGGTCCGCTCCCGCCGTACAGCTTCGTCGAGCCCGGTCCGGCCGAGCCCGCGGGCACCGTGGCGAGCGGAACGGACACCGGAGCGGGGTGACGACGTGGGCCTGATCTCTGAGGTGCTGCTGCTGCCGTTCGCACCGGTACGCGGCAGCGCCTGGGCCATCAAGCAGGTGGTGCAGGAGGCCGAGCGGATCTACTACGACCCTGCCACGATCCGGGCCGAACTGGCTCGCCTTGAGGAGCAGATGGAGGCCGGAGAGATCACGGAGGAGGAGTTCGACCGTCTTGAGGACGAGCTCCTCGACCGGTTGGAGATCGCTTCGCGCGGGAGCGCGGGAACAGGCAACGGGACAACACCATGAACCGAACGGGACTGGGTCTCGCCATAGGGGCCGGATATCTCCTGGGGCGGACCAAGAAGCTGAAGATGGCGATGGCCGTCGGCGGCCTGGTCGCCGGGAAGAAGCTGAACCTGAGCCCGCGCATGGTCGCGGATCTGCTCCAGCAACAGCTGCGGAACAACCCGCAGTTCAAGGAGATCGGCGACCAGCTGCGGCAGGATCTGCGCGGTGTCGGCAAGGCCGCTTCAGGTGCCATGGTCGAGCGGCAGATCGACGCCCTCGCCGACCGGCTGCACGGCCGGACCGCCAAGGTGCGCGACCA
It encodes the following:
- a CDS encoding transketolase codes for the protein MNTGELTDLGQQLRVDSVRAAAAAGSGHPTSSMSAADLMAVLFAHHLRYDFDRPAHPGNDRFVLSKGHASPLLYSAYKAAGAIADEELLTFRKLGSRLEGHPTPQRLPWVETATGSLGQGLPVGVGIALAGKRLDRTGYRTWVLCGDSELAEGSVWEAAEHAGYEHLDNLTVIVDVNRLGQRGPTRHGHDLDAYARRFQAFDWHTIEVDGHDVDAVDRAYGEAASTKGQPTAILARTLKGKGVEAVQDREGLHGKPLPEAEEAIAALGGPRDLRVRVQEPPAARMLHSVHTGNFELPRWDKGEEVATRNAFGEALTALGTGRGDIVALDGEVGDSTRAEFFAKEHPDRYFECYIAEQQLVASAVGLASRGWVPYAATFAAFLTRAYDFIRMASISGSGINLVGSHAGVAIGQDGPSQMGLEDLAMMRAVHGSTVLYPCDANQTARLVGAMAGLEGVRYLRTSRGESPVIYGPDEEFPVGGSKVLRSSGQDRLTLVAAGVTVHEALAAAEALEQEGIAVRVIDLYSVKPVDRATLRRAAEETGCLVTVEDHHPEGGIGDAVLDAFTDGRPVPRLVRLGVRTMPGSASPEEQLRASGIDAESIAAAGRLLVEEAVVR
- the ligD gene encoding non-homologous end-joining DNA ligase, which gives rise to MSGGDGTRRVRAGRRTVEVHRPDKVLFPGGGDAKEYTKADLVDYYRAVAPFMLPHLRGRPLMLERHPDGIDGPTFMQKNTPDHYPEWIPRVEVAKEGGTVRHTVCDDTATLLYLADQASITLHRWLSRADSVDHPDRLVFDLDPPPVPEGPGGTPRDDFEAVREAARQLGELLDELDLPSALMTTGSRGLHVIVPLNGRHDFDEVRAFARDVADTLADAHPDRLTTAARKKERGERLYLDIQRNAYAQTAVAPYTVRPRPGAPVAVPVTWDQLDDPELHARRWTLADAVEQARTDPWSGLLNRGRALGPARRRLNALRG
- a CDS encoding gas vesicle protein; the encoded protein is MSNTKNTQESQDSQESRNSRSTSKTNDNQSAKSRPSPMEVLRQARGQLAELTGMEAESVSSFEQTEEGWALEVEVLELERVPDTMSLMASYQVELDAEGQLTGYRRVRRYERGRSDARRGGR
- a CDS encoding gas vesicle structural protein GvpA, whose product is MTVVPAQQSGGGGGSSGLYDVLELVLDRGLVIDAFVRVSLVGIEILKIDVRVVVASVDTYLRFAEACNRLDLEAGPRKDPGLPDLVGEMTESGARGKSKGALSGAAETISDAFKQARTEGSERETESRPRARKSTSTRRKEEQE
- a CDS encoding GvpL/GvpF family gas vesicle protein, with amino-acid sequence MSTYVYGIASSSHPGLPEGMSGVGDPPRPVRILREGDLAAVVSEAPDGLRPKRKELLAHQNVLSEAGAAGCVLPMRFGSVAPDDTSITGVLAERAEHYKERLRALDNRVEYNVKANHVEEAVLHQVMAESPDIRSLAEANRQAGGGSYDDKIRLGEMVAAAVKAKEADDGAAVHRALESAADDVSVGPESTGWLANVSFLVDRDAAESFLAAVEQVRKDMPHLEVRVNGPLPPYSFVEPGPAEPAGTVASGTDTGAG
- a CDS encoding gas vesicle protein GvpG, whose protein sequence is MGLISEVLLLPFAPVRGSAWAIKQVVQEAERIYYDPATIRAELARLEEQMEAGEITEEEFDRLEDELLDRLEIASRGSAGTGNGTTP